The Hevea brasiliensis isolate MT/VB/25A 57/8 chromosome 9, ASM3005281v1, whole genome shotgun sequence nucleotide sequence AACAAGCTTCCCAGGATAATGAGGTACCAGAGTAGAGATTGAAATTttcctcccttttttttttcctctctgaaatcaccatgatcattagtgaactaattttttttttttttctctttattagGTGTGTTCAAATAATGGGTCGTAGTGAGCAAGACGAGCTGACAGCAGCCCAGATTCTTTATCCATGCATGCAGTGTGCTGACATATTTTTTCTCAAGGTACTTGCATCATTGCGAACTACTTGTTCAAAATAAAGCAGGAACTAATTTCTTACATGGgccataataaataaataaataaataaatatatatatatatatatatatatatatatatatatatatatatatatatatatatatataattttttttttttgaaagtagGAACTACATTGAATTTATAAAAGGTTTTAGCGTTCTCTAACTTTTTCATGAGTCatacgattttggattaaatcaaaTAGGTGCCCAATTTCATCTGCCTCAATTGTAAGCTTAAACATTTTGAGTGGATAGCATTCTGCATCTGTGTTATTGATCACTCACTTTGGCTTGTCCCCAACAAACTTCtttaattatttccttaaaagaGGATATCAGTTTAGCTCAAGTTGAAGTTGAATACAAATCAGACCAAAATTTTGTTTAAGTTGACTTCAACTTCTGAACTGCCTACACTCTGACCATGAAATTAGCttattatgtaatataattttgaaaGACGTTAACACACCTTTTATCTCAATAATGTATGTTAATGACAACTAACTCTggtccatctctctctctctctctcgctctcatatatatatatatatatatacacacacacacacacacacacacacacacacacacacatacatatatgCTAGTGGAGTGGAATGTGTAGACTTAATGTGACCATGAAATCTATTTGTTACCATGCTACTGGTGTAGGTTGCGTAGAAGAGTGTGTTCATATTGTATAATTGCCTAAAACTCAATTTTCTGATATATCTGTTTATATTACATCACTATATATGCTGTTTTAATAATAGCTTACGTCTTTCTCCAATGTTTTCCATTCAACAGGCTGACATTTGTCAGTTGGGCATGGATCAACGGAAAGTGAATGTACTTGCAAGAGAATACTGTGATGACATCAAGAGGAAAAACAAGCCTATCATTTTATCTCATTGTATTTTTCTAATTCCTTTATTTTAAAGTTCAAACTGATGTAATGAGCttctattatcattattattttctGGGTTAATCCTTCACTCTGATTGCTGTGAATGCAGACATGCTCCCCGGTTTACAGCAAGGTCAAGAAAAGATGTCTAAAAGTGATCCATCTTCTTCCATCTTCATGGAGGATGAAGAGGTATATTTTTCTCTTATATAGAAAAcaataaataatgaaaaaatgTCTGGGGACGAAATGCTCTTACATAAGCTTTGTTGTGCTACATCATTATAACATAAGCTTTGTGTGTTAATTATTCTTTTGAATTGTTGTCATAGGCAGAAGTAAATGTGAAGATCAAGAAGGCATACTGTCCTCCAAAAATTGTTGATGGGAATCCTTGTTTGGACTACATCAAATGTATTATCTTTCCTTGGTTTAATGAATTTAAGGTGGAGCGCAGTGTTGAAAATGGTGGAGAAAAGTAAGTTTACTTTCCAGTTACTTTAGCTTTTCCTGTTTTGCATTTAGCTTAGGGAATGATTTAAGACTGAGTAAAGGGGAGAAACAAAAAGTAAGTTCTGTTATGCTCTGGTTACTTCAACTTTTCCTGTTTTTTTGCCCCCTTTTTATCAGTCTAAAATTAGCCTATGCTTTCTGAAGATTGGCATTTCATCTTAATCGCTTCAGTCTTATCATGTTAATCTTATTCATCATGAATTCTTGCTTTTGAATTGATGATTGTAACAACTTTTTGATTATTGTGTAGTTAAACTTCAATAAGTTGTATCTTGATGGCTTTACATTCTTTATTAATATAGGACTTTTAAAaactttgaagaagttgttgctGAATATGAAAGTGGTGAATTGCATCCTGGTGACCTGAAACCTTCTCTGGCTAGAGCATTGAATAAGATATTGCAGGTAACCTGTTTCTATCCCTTCTTATACTAGACCTATATATTGCTAACTTGAATCtattaagaattaaaatttgtCAAATGTGGCTTGGCATGAACTTATCATAATTCAAATGGAAATTTATGTTAAGTTGAAGGGAAAGATATGGTGGCAGTTATATAACTAGGAAAGTTATTTACGATTGATTTCCCAAGAATGCATTTGCATTTTTGGAGAATCTGTTTACATAAATGAATTCTATATTTTGTTCATTTGGAAATTGAATGAATTACTTCATCATTCTGCTGCAAACATGTTATTGAGATTGTTTTGACTGCCATCCTTAGTGTTGAGATTAATGCCCTGTCGTCCTCCAGTTTAGTAACATGatttgatattattattgttgttgatgTTGTAGCTGttgtatttttaataataattatatggtTTACATGATTGATTGTCAATAttgctttaaaaaaaattaaagaaaacagtTTCTAATTCTGATAGAGTTAGGGACCTGTGTAAATAAAGAGATGAAGAATATAGGAGAAAATGTAATACTCTTGTATTGAATAAAATGGCAGAATGCCTTTGTTCTCAAATTCAAATACTGTAATCTACTACTCTCAACCTCAACAAGAAACAACAAGAATAAAATTCCTTGGAGACCACCTCCCAAACTAGCCGAGGGCTAGCCCTAGCTACTCAGCTGAAATTTAAGATAAAACATCACACTCTTTTCTGTTAATCCAGCTCATACTTATACAGGTCTCAGGTCCCTCAATTCTATTTGCATCTCCAAGTGGCAGCACTCTTGTAATTCCCTCTAAAAGTAACTTCCCCAATAACAACCTCCAGCTGCATACTTCTAGAATCTTGCCTCTTAACTCCATGTTCCTCCATTCTTCTTCCCCTACGTAGCATACCCTCAATTGTCTTGGGCCTGGATCTCCATTTTCTGGACTTCTATCAAATTCACTACTCTATCAAATCATTAGATGCATCTGTTGCTTGCAAGGCTATTAttgttatattattaaattattatgatGATGTGATGCGTGGTGCACTCTCTCTTAAATTTGGCAAGCTAATTATTTCCTTGATATATTCTGCAGCCTGTACGTGACCATTTCAAAAATGATGCTGATGCTAAGGATCTGTTGAAACGGGTTAAGGTTTGTGTGCTTGCTATGCTTTCTTATTTTGTAAGATAACTGTTGACTGAGTCGAGCTAGGCTTGACGCCTAGTTTGTTCAACTTGAAAAATTCAGGTTAATCTTAATGGTAACTCAGACTGGATTAATCATGGTTTAGGAAATAGGAATCTA carries:
- the LOC110658944 gene encoding tyrosine--tRNA ligase 1, cytoplasmic, with product MSMEEEQIPPCQDMQSLSVNASDSNSTPASSSSSSQLSAEERFRIVRSVGEECIQEDELFNLLSKKPQPICYDGFEPSGRMHIAQGVMKTINVNKLTSAGCKVKIWIADWFAQLNNKMGGDLKKIQTVGRYLIEIWKAVGMDLEGDKVEFLWSSEEINSRASEYWPLVMDIARRNKLPRIMRCVQIMGRSEQDELTAAQILYPCMQCADIFFLKADICQLGMDQRKVNVLAREYCDDIKRKNKPIILSHYMLPGLQQGQEKMSKSDPSSSIFMEDEEAEVNVKIKKAYCPPKIVDGNPCLDYIKCIIFPWFNEFKVERSVENGGEKTFKNFEEVVAEYESGELHPGDLKPSLARALNKILQPVRDHFKNDADAKDLLKRVKAYRVTR